A genomic segment from Polyangium mundeleinium encodes:
- a CDS encoding hemerythrin domain-containing protein, whose product MDALDLLEQQHRDVCALLSRLVEASPVGAGSEEAFYAALRAVEAHVRVEEAYVYIACASRLGDDTRVREAREEHTRILDAARIALAMSRSAPQFAAVIAALRERFEKHADVEEDVVFPKLKRSLTDEELDVLGEEIERSYNRLLAGADETRTLKTRPSEDASRAEPRMRRGIRGPAPRGAI is encoded by the coding sequence ATGGATGCACTCGATCTGTTGGAGCAACAGCACCGCGACGTCTGCGCGCTGCTGTCGCGGCTCGTGGAGGCGTCGCCGGTCGGCGCGGGGAGCGAAGAGGCGTTTTACGCCGCGCTCCGCGCCGTCGAGGCGCACGTCCGCGTCGAGGAGGCGTACGTCTACATCGCGTGCGCGAGCAGGCTCGGCGACGACACGCGGGTGCGCGAGGCGCGCGAAGAGCACACACGGATCCTCGACGCCGCGCGTATCGCGCTCGCGATGTCGCGCTCGGCGCCGCAGTTCGCCGCGGTGATCGCGGCGCTGCGCGAGCGCTTCGAAAAGCACGCGGACGTCGAGGAGGACGTGGTGTTCCCGAAGCTCAAGCGCAGCCTCACGGACGAGGAGCTCGACGTGCTCGGCGAGGAGATCGAGCGCTCGTACAACCGGCTGCTCGCGGGCGCGGACGAGACGCGCACGTTGAAGACGCGTCCGTCGGAGGACGCGTCCAGGGCGGAGCCACGCATGCGCCGAGGGATACGTGGACCGGCGCCGCGCGGGGCGATCTGA
- a CDS encoding serine/threonine-protein kinase — protein MAEGGMGLVYAAREISTGRRVALKTLRACFANDEGVHARFEREISFTRRVVHPNVAPVLGHGHMSDGRPYYLMELYRGRTLGAVVREDGPLSIGRALEITDRILAGLEAVHAAGIVHRDLTPENVLLTEEPSGETRVLLLDFGFAHEPGVDTGDGVTADSRGALVGTIRFMSPEQVTRGRAITAQSDLFATALLLYYAVSGKLPFRGEGDLDVAVATVRKAPVPLRAELRNVPRALDVLLSRALAKHPDARFSGAAEMRRALSGLRRPRAKAAGAAAALAG, from the coding sequence GTGGCCGAAGGTGGGATGGGGCTCGTGTACGCGGCCCGCGAGATCTCGACGGGCCGGCGCGTGGCGCTGAAGACGCTGCGAGCCTGCTTCGCGAACGACGAGGGGGTGCACGCACGGTTCGAGCGGGAGATCTCCTTCACGCGTCGGGTCGTTCACCCGAACGTGGCGCCGGTGCTCGGCCACGGGCACATGAGCGACGGGCGGCCGTACTACCTGATGGAGCTCTATCGGGGCCGGACGCTCGGGGCCGTCGTGCGCGAGGACGGGCCGCTGTCGATCGGGCGCGCGCTCGAGATCACGGACCGGATCCTGGCCGGGCTCGAAGCCGTGCACGCGGCGGGGATCGTGCACCGGGATCTCACGCCGGAGAACGTCCTGCTCACCGAGGAGCCCAGCGGCGAAACGCGGGTGCTCCTGCTCGATTTCGGGTTCGCCCACGAGCCGGGTGTGGACACGGGGGACGGGGTGACGGCGGACAGCCGCGGCGCGCTCGTAGGGACGATCCGGTTCATGTCGCCGGAGCAAGTGACACGAGGTCGCGCGATCACAGCGCAGAGTGATCTGTTCGCGACGGCGCTGCTGCTCTACTACGCGGTGTCGGGGAAGCTGCCCTTCCGGGGGGAGGGGGACCTGGACGTGGCGGTGGCGACGGTGCGCAAGGCGCCGGTGCCGCTGCGCGCGGAGCTTCGGAACGTGCCGCGCGCGCTCGACGTGCTCCTCTCGCGCGCGCTGGCGAAGCACCCGGACGCGCGGTTCTCGGGCGCGGCGGAGATGCGGCGCGCGCTCTCCGGATTGAGGCGCCCGCGCGCGAAGGCCGCCGGGGCGGCCGCGGCACTCGCAGGGTAG
- the mutS gene encoding DNA mismatch repair protein MutS, translated as MQARSNGKKITPVMRQYEEAKAAHPDAILFFRMGDFYEMFREDAVIAARLLDITLTSRNKGNPDEEPMAGVPHHAAAGYVARLLAFGHKVAICEQMADPATVKGIVPRQVVRVITPGLVTDTEQLDARANHYLVAVDSESGNAERGIALLDLSTGELSAGTIPDLASLLAELARCDPREVLVGGGLDPDVKKGAGLAAPRAVLRDDEPLDDGDVVATIDGAVAEPIAAEAASTLPLSARRAAARALRFAHKCTPGNPLPVRRIAPYDPTATMRIDETAQVHLELVRGADGSRKGTLLETVDATVTPAGARLLRRRLLSPLLDVASIRRRLDEVQAFVENPRARGDLREALARVGDLERLSVRTVLREATPKDLGALRDGLLAAPAAVAATRAIVDTDGEARELFGAEVDTLPELAAKLAAAFVDRPPALAREGGFVREEYDAELATQRRLARGGAEEMTKLEAELREKTGAGSLRIRFTRVFGWYIEVTKTHLGKVPPDFRRKQTVAGGERYTSDRLDELADGLENAESRALARETDIFEGLVRLVAENAERIRKLARTLASWDVAAALADVAHRQDYVRPAVDMGEALVIEGGRHPVVERLAAAGRFVPNDTTLDLGGDRLWLLTGPNMAGKSTLMRQVALITILAQAGSFVPAQAARVGVVDRVLSRVGASDNVARGESTFMVEMRETATILRDATRRSLVILDEIGRGTSTYDGLAIAWAVAEHLYDAVGCRAMFATHYHELTELAQHGPGVANWSVSAREHGGDVVFLHKLVRGPASRSYGVAVARLAGVPEPVLARAKAILATLEAGAPLPSGKHATMRGRTRQGSVQLDLFAKAKPDTDAAAPVLETLRAVEVERLTPLDALTFVARLKSLLPS; from the coding sequence GTGCAAGCGCGGAGCAACGGCAAGAAGATCACCCCCGTGATGCGGCAGTACGAGGAGGCGAAGGCTGCCCATCCCGACGCAATCCTGTTTTTCAGGATGGGGGATTTCTACGAGATGTTCCGGGAGGACGCCGTCATTGCGGCGCGCCTCCTCGACATCACCCTCACAAGCCGGAACAAGGGGAATCCCGACGAAGAACCGATGGCCGGTGTGCCCCACCACGCGGCCGCCGGATACGTCGCCCGCCTGCTCGCCTTCGGGCACAAAGTGGCCATCTGCGAGCAGATGGCCGATCCCGCGACGGTAAAGGGGATCGTGCCACGCCAGGTGGTCCGCGTGATCACGCCGGGGCTCGTGACCGACACGGAGCAGCTCGACGCGCGGGCAAACCACTACCTCGTCGCCGTGGACAGCGAGTCCGGCAATGCGGAACGCGGGATTGCGCTGCTCGATCTTTCGACGGGAGAGCTCTCGGCCGGGACCATTCCGGATCTCGCATCCTTGCTCGCGGAGCTCGCCCGGTGCGATCCGCGGGAGGTGCTCGTGGGCGGGGGGCTCGACCCGGACGTGAAGAAGGGCGCCGGGCTCGCGGCGCCTCGGGCGGTGCTGCGGGACGACGAGCCGCTCGACGATGGAGACGTGGTGGCCACGATCGACGGGGCGGTGGCGGAGCCGATCGCGGCGGAGGCGGCATCGACGCTGCCGCTCTCGGCGCGGCGGGCGGCGGCGCGGGCGCTCCGGTTCGCGCACAAGTGCACGCCGGGCAATCCGCTGCCCGTGCGGAGGATCGCGCCGTACGACCCGACCGCCACGATGCGGATCGACGAGACGGCGCAGGTGCACCTCGAGCTCGTGCGAGGGGCGGACGGGTCGCGGAAGGGGACGTTGCTCGAGACGGTGGACGCGACGGTGACGCCGGCGGGGGCGCGGCTCCTGCGGCGAAGGCTGCTTTCGCCGCTGCTCGACGTGGCGTCGATCCGGCGGCGGCTCGACGAGGTGCAGGCGTTCGTGGAGAACCCGCGGGCGCGGGGGGATCTGCGGGAGGCGCTCGCGCGTGTCGGTGATCTGGAGCGGCTCAGCGTGCGTACGGTGCTGCGCGAGGCGACGCCGAAGGATCTCGGCGCGCTCCGGGACGGGCTGCTCGCGGCGCCGGCCGCGGTGGCGGCGACGCGGGCGATCGTGGACACGGATGGAGAAGCGCGCGAGCTCTTCGGCGCGGAGGTCGACACGTTGCCCGAACTCGCGGCGAAGCTCGCGGCGGCGTTCGTCGACAGGCCGCCGGCGCTCGCGCGAGAAGGCGGGTTCGTCCGGGAGGAGTACGACGCGGAGCTCGCGACGCAACGCAGGCTCGCGCGCGGCGGCGCCGAGGAGATGACGAAGCTCGAAGCGGAGCTGCGAGAGAAGACGGGCGCGGGCTCGCTGCGCATCCGCTTCACGCGGGTGTTCGGCTGGTACATCGAGGTGACGAAGACACACCTCGGCAAGGTGCCGCCGGACTTCCGGCGCAAGCAGACGGTGGCCGGCGGCGAGCGTTATACGAGTGATCGTCTCGACGAGCTGGCCGACGGTCTGGAGAACGCCGAGTCACGCGCGCTCGCGCGGGAGACGGACATCTTCGAGGGGCTCGTGCGTCTCGTGGCGGAGAACGCGGAGCGGATCCGCAAGCTCGCGCGGACGCTCGCGTCGTGGGACGTGGCGGCAGCGCTCGCGGACGTGGCGCATCGGCAGGACTACGTGCGGCCGGCGGTGGACATGGGCGAGGCGCTCGTGATCGAGGGCGGGCGGCATCCGGTCGTGGAGCGCCTCGCCGCGGCGGGTCGCTTCGTGCCGAACGACACGACGCTCGATCTCGGTGGCGACAGGCTCTGGCTGCTCACGGGCCCGAACATGGCGGGCAAGTCGACGCTGATGCGCCAGGTCGCGCTCATCACGATCCTCGCGCAGGCCGGGAGTTTCGTCCCAGCGCAGGCGGCGCGGGTGGGCGTCGTGGATCGCGTGCTCTCGCGCGTGGGCGCGAGCGACAACGTGGCGCGCGGCGAGAGCACGTTCATGGTCGAGATGCGCGAGACGGCGACGATCCTGCGCGACGCGACGCGGCGATCGCTCGTGATCCTCGACGAGATCGGTCGTGGCACGAGCACGTACGACGGGCTCGCGATCGCATGGGCCGTGGCCGAGCACCTCTATGACGCGGTCGGCTGCCGCGCGATGTTCGCCACGCACTACCACGAGCTGACGGAGCTCGCGCAGCACGGGCCCGGCGTGGCGAACTGGTCGGTCTCGGCGCGCGAGCACGGCGGCGACGTGGTCTTCCTGCACAAGCTCGTGCGAGGGCCGGCGAGCCGCAGCTACGGGGTCGCGGTCGCCAGGCTCGCGGGCGTGCCCGAGCCGGTGCTCGCGCGGGCCAAGGCGATCCTCGCGACGCTCGAAGCCGGCGCGCCGCTGCCCTCGGGCAAACACGCGACGATGCGAGGACGCACCCGTCAGGGCTCGGTGCAGCTCGACCTGTTCGCGAAGGCGAAGCCCGACACGGATGCGGCCGCGCCCGTCCTCGAAACGCTGCGCGCCGTGGAGGTCGAGCGTTTGACGCCGCTCGACGCGCTCACGTTCGTCGCGCGCCTGAAGTCGCTCCTGCCCTCCTGA
- a CDS encoding gamma-glutamylcyclotransferase family protein, with protein MAAPPTNREIVLFVCDSLMQGEELHTRLAAARPLGPATTTPTYDLVDLGPTGALVPGGMVAVTGELYALDPQALAALDVFRGHPVLNQRLPIRLADGREAQAYTVAPEQSAGRRRILAGDWRKRRGATSLGGGRGAGPVVRWAGRRS; from the coding sequence ATGGCCGCGCCGCCGACGAACCGCGAGATTGTCCTCTTCGTGTGCGACAGCCTCATGCAAGGCGAAGAGCTCCACACACGCCTCGCCGCCGCACGCCCCCTCGGCCCCGCAACGACCACCCCCACCTACGATCTCGTCGACCTCGGCCCCACAGGCGCCCTCGTCCCCGGCGGCATGGTCGCCGTCACAGGCGAACTCTACGCCCTCGACCCCCAAGCCCTCGCCGCGCTCGACGTGTTCCGCGGCCACCCCGTCCTGAACCAGCGCCTCCCGATCCGCCTCGCAGACGGTCGCGAAGCCCAAGCCTACACCGTCGCCCCCGAGCAATCCGCAGGCCGGCGCCGCATCCTCGCCGGCGACTGGCGCAAACGCCGAGGCGCCACGAGCCTCGGCGGCGGCCGAGGCGCAGGCCCCGTCGTCCGCTGGGCCGGTCGTCGTTCGTAA
- a CDS encoding YihY/virulence factor BrkB family protein, whose amino-acid sequence MRKHLPLGVQSRSRRAHARWRRPSRADRGDERRTLVPFRRLIRPGVGVRRFIKDLYNEFREDQVSTGAAALAYFLMLSIFPAAIFLLSLLPYLPIPDLEPAIMDLLGELMPTQAAELFTTTIDRVLSERRGGLLSVGLLGTLWAASNGLNAVIQQLNVTYDVRETRPFWKTRGMSVLLVLLFGALVVTAFGLIVFGGILQREVAELIGWSGVLLKLFSAFRWMVILGFLLTAFAAVYYFGPNVEQRFRFISPGAVFGVGVVILAALGFRFYVENFGKYEATYGSLGAVIVLLLWLYVAGIVILLGSEVNSLLEHYAQGGKRKGERQLPGSNS is encoded by the coding sequence ATGCGGAAGCATCTCCCGCTCGGTGTGCAAAGCCGGTCGCGGCGCGCGCATGCGCGCTGGCGCAGGCCCTCCCGTGCCGATCGTGGAGACGAGCGCCGGACGCTCGTGCCCTTCCGCCGCTTGATCCGGCCCGGCGTAGGGGTTCGGCGCTTCATCAAGGATCTCTATAACGAGTTTCGCGAGGACCAGGTCTCGACGGGGGCGGCGGCGCTCGCGTATTTCTTGATGCTGTCGATTTTCCCTGCCGCCATTTTCCTCCTGAGCCTGCTGCCGTATCTGCCGATTCCGGACCTCGAGCCGGCGATCATGGACCTCTTGGGGGAGCTGATGCCGACGCAGGCGGCGGAGCTCTTCACGACCACGATTGATCGGGTGCTGTCCGAGCGGCGCGGCGGGCTGCTCTCGGTGGGCCTCCTGGGTACGTTATGGGCTGCGTCGAACGGGCTCAACGCGGTGATCCAGCAGCTCAACGTGACGTACGACGTGCGCGAGACGCGGCCGTTCTGGAAGACGCGGGGGATGTCCGTGCTGCTCGTCCTGCTCTTCGGCGCGCTCGTCGTGACAGCGTTCGGGCTGATCGTGTTCGGTGGGATCTTGCAGCGCGAGGTGGCGGAGCTCATCGGCTGGAGCGGCGTGCTCTTGAAGCTCTTCTCCGCGTTCCGCTGGATGGTGATCCTGGGCTTTTTGCTGACGGCGTTCGCGGCGGTGTATTATTTCGGGCCGAATGTGGAGCAGCGGTTCCGGTTCATCTCGCCGGGCGCCGTGTTCGGGGTCGGGGTGGTCATCCTCGCCGCCCTCGGTTTTCGGTTTTACGTGGAAAACTTCGGGAAGTACGAGGCGACGTACGGGAGCCTCGGCGCGGTGATCGTGCTCCTTCTTTGGCTCTACGTCGCAGGAATCGTGATCCTCCTCGGATCCGAGGTGAACTCGCTGCTCGAACACTACGCGCAAGGCGGCAAGCGCAAAGGAGAACGCCAACTGCCCGGCTCAAATTCCTGA
- a CDS encoding outer membrane protein assembly factor BamB family protein gives MPARFPPWLAGPALLTAACASHPPDPGGHTPAPIASAAPPVTPAASTAKSTPNPAAAPAPEAPPPAGTITGDIEVRLRVPAWDALIARDTAILIEPDFVTLAGYDTKTGALRFRQKLLPEAARGRHTLGLRGDKVLYWAADQFVTVDPTTGAHDTPTRVPPNGNCPLVTRGAACAFACECTLQIVDCKTLAPIEKASFEKTHIEEWDPDGTPSSGCFGRGTTLVGGNGRTSVVIVEDQTKPTVGRFSHPLVLLGLDAKTGAVRYRTPSPPGEPPRDDPSFSPDGKLFWLVSSAEEVTVFDAETGARRWASPPEANIDRVQKSFLAWINNPPGLFRFAEDEAFLHDIQTGKPVWRAKVRPGAFAVPRGTHLPFYAVETNGDPPLDLLLLDPANGAVTTTVHVPAGTTVHDDPSGGFYLENTNLVAYDAAGKERARVVAPLPNLHVFSDFVTVSGGDRFSVLDRDKLAPVLTAHGSLAAMPGSTLAGGLLLYRWVKKGAEVGEVMLVARKAAAP, from the coding sequence GTGCCCGCTCGATTCCCCCCATGGCTCGCAGGCCCCGCCCTTCTCACAGCCGCCTGCGCGTCCCATCCCCCGGACCCCGGCGGCCACACCCCCGCGCCCATCGCCTCCGCCGCGCCCCCCGTGACGCCCGCGGCCAGCACCGCGAAATCGACGCCGAATCCAGCAGCCGCGCCGGCCCCCGAAGCGCCGCCGCCCGCAGGCACGATCACCGGCGACATCGAGGTCCGGCTGCGCGTCCCTGCATGGGATGCCTTGATCGCCAGGGATACCGCGATCCTCATCGAGCCCGATTTCGTCACGCTCGCCGGGTATGACACGAAAACCGGGGCGCTCCGATTTCGCCAAAAACTCCTGCCCGAAGCCGCGCGCGGCCGGCACACGCTCGGGCTGCGGGGGGACAAGGTCCTCTATTGGGCCGCGGATCAGTTCGTCACGGTCGATCCGACGACCGGCGCCCACGACACGCCCACGCGCGTGCCGCCGAATGGCAACTGCCCCCTCGTCACGCGCGGCGCCGCGTGCGCGTTCGCCTGCGAATGCACGCTCCAGATCGTCGATTGCAAGACCCTCGCTCCCATCGAAAAAGCCTCCTTCGAAAAAACCCACATCGAGGAGTGGGATCCCGACGGCACGCCGAGCTCTGGTTGTTTCGGCCGGGGCACCACGCTCGTCGGGGGCAATGGACGAACGAGCGTGGTCATCGTCGAGGACCAAACCAAGCCCACCGTCGGCCGCTTCTCGCACCCGCTCGTCTTGCTCGGCCTCGACGCGAAGACCGGCGCCGTCCGATATCGCACGCCGAGCCCGCCCGGCGAGCCCCCCCGCGACGACCCGAGCTTTTCCCCGGACGGCAAGCTCTTCTGGCTCGTGAGCTCGGCCGAAGAAGTCACGGTCTTCGACGCGGAGACCGGCGCCCGTCGCTGGGCCTCGCCGCCCGAGGCGAACATCGATCGTGTCCAGAAGAGCTTCCTCGCCTGGATCAACAACCCCCCCGGGCTCTTCCGGTTCGCGGAGGACGAGGCCTTCCTTCACGACATCCAGACCGGAAAACCCGTTTGGCGCGCCAAGGTCCGCCCGGGGGCGTTCGCCGTCCCGCGCGGCACCCACCTCCCCTTTTATGCGGTCGAGACGAACGGCGACCCACCCCTCGACCTTCTCTTGCTCGACCCTGCAAACGGCGCCGTCACCACAACCGTGCACGTCCCCGCGGGCACGACGGTCCACGACGATCCGAGCGGCGGATTTTACCTCGAAAACACAAACCTCGTGGCGTACGACGCCGCCGGCAAGGAACGGGCGCGCGTCGTCGCGCCCCTGCCAAACCTGCACGTGTTCTCCGATTTCGTGACGGTCAGCGGCGGCGACCGATTCTCCGTGCTCGATCGCGACAAGCTCGCGCCCGTCCTCACGGCCCACGGAAGCCTCGCCGCGATGCCCGGCAGCACGCTCGCCGGGGGCCTCTTGCTCTACCGCTGGGTCAAGAAGGGCGCCGAGGTCGGCGAGGTGATGCTCGTGGCGCGGAAAGCCGCGGCGCCCTGA
- a CDS encoding tetratricopeptide repeat protein — MKIRTKILWFVGALMLAGAPACEDGPKGPAQEHLKKGDEFLAASDFTKAAEEYGKSLEADPKQEKVWEKKAFSHKEAGDMAAAEQAILKTLDFKPDAAKKAEVYANLAGIYMSKNEMDKAEKNFVEAIKLNPNDLGSLKWMGELAARKGGARDMKAPPVEEHLKKAAEYYDKVIALEPADSGTYVNKRIVIGKLMEHERLQKEAATKEGEEAVTAKDKAKEDDAKARADKHQAQMDEYKKQLDELGKKIGEIMKAAKK; from the coding sequence ATGAAGATTCGTACCAAGATCCTGTGGTTCGTCGGGGCGCTCATGCTTGCCGGGGCTCCGGCGTGTGAAGACGGGCCGAAGGGGCCGGCCCAGGAGCACCTGAAGAAGGGGGACGAGTTCCTCGCCGCCAGCGATTTCACGAAGGCGGCCGAGGAGTACGGCAAGTCGCTCGAGGCCGATCCCAAGCAGGAGAAGGTTTGGGAGAAAAAGGCCTTCAGCCACAAGGAAGCCGGCGACATGGCCGCGGCCGAGCAGGCGATCTTGAAGACGCTCGACTTCAAGCCCGACGCGGCGAAGAAGGCCGAGGTCTACGCGAACCTCGCCGGCATCTACATGTCCAAGAACGAGATGGACAAGGCCGAGAAGAACTTCGTCGAGGCCATCAAGCTGAACCCGAACGACCTCGGGTCCCTCAAGTGGATGGGCGAGCTCGCCGCGCGAAAAGGCGGCGCCCGCGACATGAAGGCCCCGCCCGTCGAGGAGCACCTCAAGAAGGCGGCGGAGTACTACGACAAGGTGATCGCGCTCGAGCCCGCCGACTCCGGCACGTACGTGAACAAGCGGATCGTGATCGGCAAGCTGATGGAGCACGAGCGGCTGCAAAAAGAGGCCGCGACGAAGGAGGGCGAGGAGGCGGTCACGGCCAAGGACAAGGCCAAGGAGGACGACGCCAAAGCCCGCGCCGACAAACACCAGGCGCAGATGGACGAGTACAAGAAGCAGCTCGACGAGCTCGGCAAGAAGATCGGCGAGATCATGAAGGCCGCGAAGAAATGA
- a CDS encoding alpha/beta hydrolase, which translates to MTPRAAVPLATLAWLLACTPASDTENPTASHTASSGSGSGGGSGGGGGGSGGSGGGGSGGGGGSGGGGPIVPLPTKPFTLGGQNGWEHDEAQPSGYFHTYDALTIGPAGFAPRKVHVYLPRAYAETDARYPVVYMNDGHTTFWPGGPGNITWDVDQRLSELYAEKAIPPVIVVALHPIEREREYSHLDMGDGKPCCDLPEYTAYVADDVKSWIDTSYRTKPEPANTAILGSSRGGLASFYMANRRPDRFGKAGCLSPSFWAGLDPVFGGNFPGGPLESSVLVTTLASTLEDPAIRPRLWIDWGLIRTGGFHNEAIEAAATKRGIEMVALLKQSYGYVEGKELFWYEDPIGAHDEISWNRRFPDVMKALFGAP; encoded by the coding sequence GTGACCCCCCGCGCCGCCGTCCCCCTCGCCACCCTCGCGTGGCTGCTCGCCTGCACGCCCGCTTCAGATACGGAAAACCCCACGGCGAGCCACACCGCTTCGAGCGGTAGCGGTAGCGGTGGCGGAAGCGGTGGCGGTGGCGGTGGCAGCGGCGGAAGCGGCGGTGGCGGAAGCGGTGGCGGCGGCGGGAGTGGCGGTGGGGGCCCGATCGTCCCGCTACCGACAAAACCCTTCACGCTCGGTGGACAGAATGGCTGGGAGCACGACGAGGCCCAGCCTTCGGGGTATTTTCACACCTACGACGCGCTCACGATAGGCCCCGCGGGGTTTGCCCCGCGCAAGGTGCACGTCTACCTGCCCCGCGCGTACGCCGAGACCGACGCGCGATATCCCGTCGTGTACATGAACGACGGACACACGACGTTCTGGCCCGGCGGGCCCGGGAACATCACGTGGGACGTCGATCAGCGCCTCTCCGAGCTGTACGCCGAAAAAGCGATCCCCCCGGTGATCGTCGTCGCCCTCCACCCGATCGAGCGGGAGCGCGAGTACAGCCACCTCGACATGGGCGACGGCAAGCCCTGCTGCGATCTGCCCGAATACACGGCGTACGTCGCGGACGACGTAAAAAGCTGGATCGACACCTCTTACCGCACGAAACCCGAGCCGGCGAACACGGCCATCCTCGGCTCCTCGCGAGGCGGACTCGCGTCGTTTTACATGGCGAACCGTCGCCCGGATCGGTTCGGCAAGGCCGGCTGCCTCTCGCCTTCGTTCTGGGCGGGGCTCGACCCGGTCTTCGGCGGAAACTTCCCAGGCGGCCCGCTCGAAAGCTCGGTGCTCGTGACGACCCTCGCGAGCACGCTCGAAGACCCGGCGATCCGGCCGCGGCTCTGGATCGACTGGGGCCTCATCCGCACGGGCGGCTTCCACAACGAGGCGATCGAGGCGGCCGCGACGAAGCGCGGGATCGAAATGGTGGCGCTCCTGAAACAGTCCTATGGGTACGTCGAGGGCAAAGAGCTCTTCTGGTACGAGGATCCGATCGGCGCCCACGACGAGATCTCCTGGAACCGCCGTTTCCCCGACGTCATGAAGGCGCTGTTCGGCGCGCCGTGA